From Thermodesulfovibrionia bacterium, one genomic window encodes:
- a CDS encoding riboflavin synthase produces the protein MFTGLVEALGNITSIEKTSNGMRLSMKPSTDMEVRIGDSIAVNGVCLTATTDKKDIIFDVSPETMQSTNLGGLKVNQKVNLERALRLSDRLGGHMVTGHVDAAGKIREKKREGEYTFYTFEAPSEILRYIVKKGSVAIDGISLTVTGLDSRSFSVAIIPHTLTATNIGGKDKGDTVNIEIDIIGKYVEKFLLNADNKKDFGELLREKGFTG, from the coding sequence ATGTTTACCGGACTTGTTGAAGCATTGGGCAATATTACTTCCATTGAGAAGACCTCGAACGGCATGAGGCTCTCCATGAAGCCGTCAACTGACATGGAGGTCAGGATAGGCGACAGCATAGCGGTCAACGGCGTCTGCCTTACCGCGACGACCGATAAAAAAGATATCATATTTGATGTCTCTCCCGAGACGATGCAAAGCACCAATCTCGGCGGGCTGAAGGTGAATCAGAAAGTAAATCTCGAACGCGCCCTCAGGCTCTCAGACCGTCTGGGAGGGCATATGGTCACAGGCCATGTTGATGCGGCCGGGAAGATCAGGGAAAAGAAGCGCGAGGGAGAGTATACATTCTATACTTTTGAAGCGCCTTCTGAAATATTAAGGTATATCGTAAAGAAAGGTTCTGTCGCGATAGACGGCATAAGCCTTACCGTGACAGGTTTGGACAGCAGGTCTTTCAGTGTGGCGATCATCCCCCACACGCTTACCGCCACGAACATAGGCGGCAAAGACAAAGGGGATACGGTCAATATAGAGATAGACATTATCGGCAAGTATGTTGAAAAGTTCCTCTTAAATGCTGACAATAAGAAGGACTTTGGCGAACTGCTCAGGGAAAAAGGGTTCACAGGCTGA
- a CDS encoding bifunctional 3,4-dihydroxy-2-butanone-4-phosphate synthase/GTP cyclohydrolase II: MRSKYKFDKIEDAIKEIKKGNMIVLVDDEDRENEGDLTMAADKVTPQAVNFMATHGRGLICLSLTPERVEELRLPMMSEFNTSHFGTAFTVSIEAKKGVTTGISAADRAKTIKTAINPKCGAEDVARPGHTFPLRAQPGGVLQRAGQTEGSVDLARLAGLYPAGVICEIMNDDGTMARVPQLAKFAKKHKLKMVTIKDLIQYRMQNESLVTRIATAKIPTKHGGDMTAIVFGNMVDKSEHIALVKGDISPEDNVLVRVHSECLTGDVFGSKRCDCGGQLQKSLDMIKKEGKGVLLYMRQEGRGIGLANKLKAYELQDGGLDTVEANIKLGFKPDLRDYGIGAQILVNLGIRKMRLITNNPKKIIGLEGYGLKMVDRVQIETTPHKRNIGYLKVKKKKLGHLLEKI, from the coding sequence ATGCGGAGCAAATATAAGTTCGATAAAATTGAAGATGCCATAAAAGAGATAAAGAAGGGTAACATGATCGTGCTCGTCGATGACGAGGACAGGGAGAATGAGGGAGACCTCACAATGGCGGCTGACAAGGTCACACCGCAGGCGGTAAACTTCATGGCGACACACGGACGGGGGCTTATATGCCTGTCGCTTACGCCTGAAAGGGTTGAAGAGCTCAGGCTGCCCATGATGTCAGAGTTTAACACCTCTCATTTCGGCACCGCCTTCACCGTTTCAATAGAGGCGAAAAAAGGCGTCACAACCGGAATATCAGCAGCTGACCGCGCAAAGACGATCAAGACAGCTATCAATCCAAAATGCGGTGCTGAAGATGTTGCAAGGCCGGGACACACCTTCCCGCTTAGGGCACAGCCGGGCGGAGTGCTTCAGCGCGCAGGACAGACCGAGGGCTCTGTTGACCTTGCAAGGCTTGCCGGCCTCTATCCCGCAGGAGTCATCTGCGAGATAATGAATGACGACGGCACAATGGCAAGGGTGCCGCAGCTTGCGAAGTTCGCCAAGAAACATAAACTCAAGATGGTCACGATAAAAGACCTTATTCAGTACAGGATGCAGAATGAGAGCCTTGTTACAAGGATTGCCACGGCAAAGATACCTACAAAACACGGCGGAGATATGACAGCCATCGTATTTGGGAATATGGTGGACAAATCAGAACATATTGCGCTTGTCAAAGGTGATATCTCTCCCGAAGACAATGTTCTCGTCAGGGTTCACTCCGAATGCCTTACAGGCGATGTCTTTGGTTCAAAGAGATGCGACTGCGGCGGACAGCTCCAAAAGTCCCTGGATATGATAAAGAAGGAAGGCAAGGGAGTGCTCCTCTACATGAGGCAGGAAGGAAGGGGCATCGGGCTTGCAAACAAGCTCAAGGCATACGAGCTTCAGGACGGCGGCCTTGATACGGTCGAGGCAAATATTAAGCTCGGGTTCAAGCCTGACCTGAGGGATTACGGCATCGGAGCCCAGATACTCGTCAACCTCGGCATCAGAAAGATGCGCCTGATAACCAATAACCCGAAGAAGATAATAGGGCTTGAAGGCTACGGCCTGAAGATGGTGGACAGGGTGCAGATCGAAACTACTCCGCATAAAAGAAATATAGGTTACCTCAAAGTCAAAAAGAAGAAACTCGGACATCTTTTAGAAAAAATATAA
- a CDS encoding adenylosuccinate synthase, which produces MSNIVIAGAQWGDEGKGKIVDLLTESADAVARYQGGHNAGHTVIIKDKKFVLHLIPSGILHKGKTCIIGNGVVIDPKALIKEIKELKKEKLSVNNLFISESAHVIMPYHTALEGASEDSKGKKMIGTTRRGIGPAYVDKMSRSGIRMMDLLDKDIFKEKLDANLQMVNHILRTKYNSKGLGAKKIYDEYMTYAKYLAPMIVNTSLLINKLIDQGKNILFEGAQGTLLDIDHGTYPYVTSSSASVGGACTGLGVSPMKIDGALGIVKAYTTRVGEGPFPTELHCEIGKMLHITGNEFGATTGRPRRCGWLDAVALEHSIRINGFTGLAITKLDILDSLDEIKVCTSYKYRDGKSSKYLSTKVMPQSNEMLKKCEPVYKTFPGWKQSTKGLTQYKDLPKAAKSYIKNIEELLGVKADIISTGQKRDEVIIIRNPLKGKVKR; this is translated from the coding sequence ATGTCTAACATAGTTATTGCGGGCGCACAGTGGGGAGATGAAGGCAAAGGAAAGATAGTCGACCTTCTCACTGAGAGCGCTGATGCAGTTGCGAGGTACCAGGGAGGTCATAACGCCGGGCATACCGTAATTATAAAAGATAAAAAGTTTGTCCTGCACCTCATCCCGTCAGGTATCCTGCACAAAGGCAAGACCTGCATAATCGGAAACGGCGTTGTTATAGACCCAAAAGCGCTTATAAAAGAGATAAAGGAGCTTAAGAAGGAGAAACTGTCTGTTAATAACCTCTTTATAAGCGAGAGCGCTCACGTTATCATGCCTTATCACACTGCGCTTGAGGGCGCATCCGAAGATTCAAAGGGCAAGAAGATGATAGGCACCACCAGAAGAGGTATCGGCCCGGCATATGTCGACAAGATGTCAAGATCAGGCATCAGGATGATGGATCTCTTAGATAAAGATATCTTCAAAGAGAAGCTTGATGCAAACCTGCAGATGGTAAATCATATCCTCAGGACTAAATATAACAGCAAAGGCCTTGGGGCAAAAAAGATATATGACGAGTACATGACATATGCGAAATACCTCGCGCCCATGATAGTAAATACATCATTGCTCATTAATAAATTAATAGATCAGGGCAAGAACATACTTTTTGAGGGCGCGCAGGGCACGCTTCTGGACATAGACCACGGGACATATCCTTATGTCACATCTTCAAGCGCATCAGTAGGCGGCGCATGTACCGGACTCGGGGTTAGCCCGATGAAGATAGACGGCGCGCTGGGTATCGTTAAGGCTTACACAACCCGTGTCGGCGAGGGTCCCTTTCCAACTGAGCTTCACTGCGAGATAGGGAAGATGCTTCACATAACAGGCAATGAGTTCGGCGCAACTACAGGCAGGCCGAGAAGGTGCGGATGGCTTGATGCCGTTGCCCTTGAACATTCAATAAGGATAAACGGTTTTACCGGGCTTGCGATCACAAAGCTTGATATACTGGACAGCCTTGATGAGATAAAGGTCTGCACATCTTATAAATACCGTGACGGAAAGAGCTCAAAATATCTCAGTACAAAGGTCATGCCTCAGAGCAATGAGATGCTCAAGAAGTGCGAGCCTGTCTACAAGACCTTCCCCGGCTGGAAGCAGAGCACAAAGGGACTGACGCAATACAAGGATCTTCCAAAGGCGGCAAAGTCATATATAAAGAATATAGAGGAACTCTTGGGCGTAAAGGCGGACATAATCTCCACCGGGCAGAAGAGGGATGAGGTTATAATTATAAGGAATCCGCTTAAGGGAAAAGTTAAGCGTTAA
- a CDS encoding ROK family protein, which produces MKVAIGVDIGGTNIKIVIVSKEGAVLASRKYPTPSVPKNLSVTAADLFTGVLKGFLKEESVIALLSPASSATEIVGIGIGIAGLIDSKRGIVIESPNIPSINGFNIKEAFEKEFSLPVNVDNDANTCAYGEKWVGVGKNFNSFIMLTLGTGLGSGFIYNGELFTGAFETGHMVIEPNGRLCTCGNLGCLESYASGRAIMEKVISSLEKGEASILTESCGGSFYKITPELIYKTALDGDSLCRKAFREFGQYLGIGIANLINLLSPDAVIIGGGLVGAWELFMQDLQQEASKRSFDPLYANVKIIKSTLTEECGSIGAAGLIFKATA; this is translated from the coding sequence TTGAAAGTTGCGATCGGAGTTGACATAGGCGGGACAAATATAAAGATTGTCATAGTTTCTAAAGAAGGCGCTGTACTTGCCAGCCGTAAATATCCAACGCCTTCTGTACCGAAAAATTTATCTGTCACTGCCGCAGATCTCTTTACCGGGGTATTAAAGGGGTTTTTAAAAGAAGAATCTGTCATTGCTTTGCTCTCTCCTGCATCATCAGCAACAGAGATCGTCGGCATAGGCATAGGGATCGCAGGGCTTATTGACAGCAAAAGAGGGATTGTTATCGAATCCCCGAATATACCTTCCATAAATGGCTTCAATATAAAAGAGGCTTTTGAAAAGGAATTTTCTCTGCCTGTTAATGTTGACAATGATGCCAATACTTGCGCATACGGCGAAAAATGGGTTGGAGTTGGAAAGAACTTTAACAGCTTCATCATGCTTACCCTCGGCACAGGCCTGGGAAGCGGTTTTATATATAATGGTGAACTCTTTACCGGGGCGTTTGAAACCGGGCATATGGTTATTGAACCGAACGGCAGGTTATGTACATGCGGCAACCTCGGTTGTCTTGAGTCTTACGCATCAGGAAGGGCGATCATGGAAAAGGTCATATCATCCCTTGAGAAGGGCGAGGCGAGCATACTGACCGAATCCTGCGGCGGCAGCTTCTACAAAATAACTCCGGAGCTTATTTATAAGACCGCGCTTGACGGCGACAGCCTCTGCCGCAAGGCCTTCAGGGAATTCGGGCAATATCTCGGCATAGGGATCGCAAACCTGATAAATCTCCTGAGCCCTGATGCTGTAATAATCGGAGGAGGGCTTGTAGGCGCCTGGGAACTCTTTATGCAGGACCTGCAGCAGGAGGCCTCAAAACGCTCCTTTGACCCCCTGTATGCCAATGTTAAAATAATCAAAAGCACTCTTACTGAAGAGTGCGGATCTATAGGCGCTGCCGGACTTATCTTCAAGGCAACGGCTTAA
- the lepA gene encoding translation elongation factor 4, with the protein MPVNNIRNFCIIAHIDHGKSTLADRILEFTGTLSQREMKKQVLDSMDLEQERGITIKATPVRLNYTALDGRQYILNLIDTPGHVDFAYEVSRSLASCEGALLIVDSTQGVEAQTVANAYLASEHNLEIIPVINKIDLPNADPERVREQIEESLGIDCSDVILASAKEGIGTRDILEAVVRRVPPPADKIEQPLKALVFDSWFDAYQGVIVLVRLFEGSVRKGSNIKFMATGKIFDVLEVGVFIPARKSVDKLEAGEVGYIIAGIRDVVDTRVGDTITDTKKPASEACPGYKEIKPMVFCGIYPVETNQYEILKDALDKLKLNDSSFAFEPESSAALGFGFRCGFLGLLHMDIVKERLEREFNLLLINTAPTVVYRVTNTDGTVLNLDSPAKLPENYAMMEEPFVKTIIFVPAKFIGPVFELCQEKRGVQKDFSYIGKDRVVVTYEFPLSEILWDFYDKLKSCSSGYASMDYELVGYRESKLIKLDVLLNGEPVDALSMIIRKDRAFQKGKQVTEELRKVIPRQMFEIAIQAAIGNKVIARETIKALKKNVIAKCYGGDITRKRKLIEKQKEGKRRMKQVGRVEVPQEAFLSVLKVK; encoded by the coding sequence ATGCCTGTAAACAACATCAGAAATTTCTGCATCATAGCTCATATAGACCACGGCAAATCCACACTCGCTGACCGTATCCTTGAATTCACCGGCACCCTCTCTCAGAGAGAGATGAAAAAGCAGGTGCTTGACAGCATGGACCTTGAGCAGGAACGCGGGATCACAATAAAGGCCACACCCGTAAGGCTGAACTATACAGCTTTAGACGGCAGGCAGTATATATTAAACCTGATAGACACGCCGGGGCATGTTGACTTTGCCTATGAGGTCTCCCGCAGCCTTGCATCATGTGAAGGCGCCCTGCTGATCGTTGACTCAACACAGGGTGTCGAGGCGCAGACGGTCGCAAATGCCTACCTTGCGTCAGAGCATAATCTTGAGATCATCCCTGTGATAAATAAGATCGACCTGCCGAATGCCGATCCTGAGAGGGTCAGGGAACAGATCGAGGAATCGCTCGGCATCGACTGCAGCGACGTGATATTAGCCTCAGCCAAAGAGGGCATCGGAACCCGTGACATACTTGAAGCAGTGGTCAGGAGAGTCCCTCCGCCTGCCGATAAAATAGAGCAGCCGTTAAAGGCCCTGGTCTTTGATTCGTGGTTTGACGCCTATCAGGGTGTTATTGTGCTTGTCCGGCTCTTTGAAGGAAGCGTAAGAAAAGGATCGAACATAAAGTTCATGGCTACCGGCAAGATCTTTGATGTGCTTGAGGTCGGAGTCTTCATCCCCGCCAGAAAGAGCGTTGACAAGCTTGAGGCAGGAGAGGTCGGGTATATAATCGCCGGCATCAGGGATGTTGTTGACACAAGGGTGGGCGATACGATCACAGATACAAAAAAACCAGCTTCCGAAGCGTGCCCCGGCTATAAAGAGATCAAGCCCATGGTCTTCTGCGGCATCTATCCGGTAGAGACGAACCAGTATGAGATACTAAAAGACGCACTGGACAAACTCAAACTCAATGACTCCTCATTTGCGTTTGAGCCGGAATCTTCCGCAGCCCTTGGTTTTGGTTTCCGCTGCGGCTTCCTCGGCCTCCTGCACATGGACATAGTGAAGGAACGACTTGAGAGGGAATTCAATCTTCTTCTGATAAATACAGCCCCTACAGTTGTCTACAGGGTCACGAATACCGATGGAACGGTTTTGAACCTGGACAGCCCGGCAAAGCTGCCTGAGAATTACGCAATGATGGAAGAACCGTTTGTAAAGACGATAATCTTTGTGCCTGCAAAATTCATAGGCCCTGTATTTGAACTATGCCAGGAGAAGCGCGGTGTTCAGAAAGATTTCAGCTATATCGGGAAAGACAGGGTCGTGGTCACTTATGAGTTTCCGCTGAGTGAAATCTTATGGGATTTTTATGATAAACTAAAATCCTGTTCAAGCGGCTACGCCTCCATGGACTATGAGCTTGTCGGATACAGAGAATCAAAACTTATCAAGCTTGACGTACTCCTGAACGGCGAGCCTGTTGACGCCCTCTCAATGATCATCCGCAAGGACAGGGCATTTCAAAAGGGCAAACAGGTGACCGAGGAGCTCAGGAAGGTCATCCCCAGGCAGATGTTCGAGATTGCCATCCAGGCTGCAATAGGCAACAAGGTCATAGCAAGAGAGACCATAAAGGCGTTAAAGAAGAACGTCATAGCAAAATGTTACGGCGGCGACATCACAAGAAAAAGAAAGCTCATTGAAAAACAGAAGGAAGGCAAACGCCGCATGAAGCAGGTGGGAAGGGTTGAGGTTCCGCAAGAGGCTTTTTTATCTGTGCTTAAAGTAAAATAG
- a CDS encoding MotA/TolQ/ExbB proton channel family protein translates to MLGKKMKPTLKQTMIAGGIMTICGPIIGGAGFVLGMISAADNMGSSTLSKGLAGALISTAIGTFVGLLGLYIFIASFIIWLSSRSREAQSQKKQGDVANSK, encoded by the coding sequence TTGCTCGGCAAAAAAATGAAACCAACACTGAAACAAACCATGATTGCTGGCGGCATAATGACTATATGCGGGCCGATTATTGGCGGCGCAGGTTTTGTATTAGGAATGATTAGTGCGGCTGATAACATGGGCAGCTCCACTCTATCGAAAGGGCTCGCGGGAGCTTTAATCTCAACAGCCATTGGCACTTTTGTTGGCCTATTAGGTCTTTATATCTTCATCGCCTCATTTATTATTTGGCTATCTTCTCGATCACGAGAAGCCCAGTCACAGAAAAAACAAGGCGACGTAGCTAATTCGAAATAG
- a CDS encoding metallophosphoesterase family protein, with product MRYALISDVHSNLEALNAVIEKVKADKVDKVIILGDIVGYGPDPNECIDTLRKFADILIAGNHDHGAVGMTDISCFNNHAKAAIQWTTGVLSEENKAFLSSLPLTSTIKSRSIYLVHSSPKEPEEWEYLQKAKDADANFKFFSETNCFIGHTHKPAIIEMAPGGKITIYPGHSEIKPGCRYIINAGSVGQPRDGNPDASYAIFDTDSVTIKRAAYDILLTQKKMKDAGLPSYLIDRLSEGR from the coding sequence ATGCGCTATGCGTTGATATCTGATGTACACAGCAACCTTGAAGCACTGAACGCCGTGATCGAGAAGGTCAAGGCGGACAAGGTTGATAAGGTCATCATCCTCGGAGATATTGTTGGTTACGGGCCTGACCCGAATGAATGTATTGATACCTTAAGAAAGTTTGCGGATATCCTTATCGCAGGCAATCATGACCATGGAGCTGTCGGCATGACAGATATAAGCTGTTTTAACAATCATGCCAAAGCGGCAATTCAATGGACAACCGGTGTGCTGAGCGAAGAGAACAAGGCATTTTTAAGCAGCCTTCCTCTCACATCCACTATCAAAAGCAGGAGCATCTATCTTGTTCACTCCTCGCCTAAAGAACCTGAAGAGTGGGAATATCTTCAGAAAGCCAAAGATGCTGATGCCAACTTTAAGTTTTTCAGTGAGACAAACTGCTTTATAGGGCACACCCATAAACCTGCCATTATAGAGATGGCTCCAGGCGGAAAGATAACTATCTATCCAGGCCATTCAGAGATAAAGCCCGGCTGCCGCTATATCATCAATGCAGGCAGCGTCGGCCAGCCGAGGGACGGAAACCCTGATGCCTCTTATGCCATCTTTGATACTGATTCCGTAACAATAAAGAGGGCGGCTTATGATATATTATTAACACAAAAGAAGATGAAGGACGCGGGGCTTCCTTCGTACCTTATAGACAGGCTTTCAGAAGGAAGATAA
- the purB gene encoding adenylosuccinate lyase, which produces MIQRYTREKMGSIWEPHNRYQKWLDVEIAACEAWAKQGEIPKKSLAVIKKRAKFSVARIDKIEKTVKHDVIAFLTSVNENVGPESRYIHKGLTSSDVLDTALALLMREAADIIINDINDLLVVLKKNALKYKETLQMGRSHGIHAEPVTFGLTFAVWYEEMKRNLVRMKAAREVISYGKLSGPVGTFSNIPPVIETQVCKMLKLKPAPVSTQIIQRDRHAEYMNTLAIIAGSIEKMAVEIRHLQRTEVLEAEEPFAKGQKGSSAMPHKRNPIGSENLSGLSRIVRANAVAAMENIPLWHERDISHSSVERVIIPDSTILVDYMLARLTGILKGLQVYPEKMMENIGKSYGLFFSQKVMLRLTEKGLSREKAYAIVQENAMKSWKERKDFKDFLNKDAVVREYLSDKEIDKIFNLKDYTKNVGQIFKRVFK; this is translated from the coding sequence TTGATACAGCGTTATACAAGAGAGAAGATGGGAAGCATCTGGGAGCCGCATAACCGCTACCAGAAGTGGCTTGATGTTGAGATAGCAGCCTGCGAGGCATGGGCGAAACAGGGCGAGATACCTAAGAAAAGCCTTGCGGTGATTAAGAAACGCGCGAAGTTCAGTGTAGCGCGCATAGATAAGATAGAGAAGACCGTTAAGCATGATGTCATCGCATTTCTCACATCTGTAAATGAGAATGTCGGGCCTGAGTCGCGGTATATACATAAAGGGCTGACATCTTCTGATGTGCTCGACACAGCGCTTGCGCTTCTCATGAGAGAGGCGGCAGACATTATCATCAATGACATAAATGACCTTCTCGTTGTTCTCAAGAAGAACGCGCTGAAATATAAGGAGACCCTTCAGATGGGCAGGAGCCACGGCATACACGCAGAGCCTGTGACATTCGGCCTCACGTTCGCCGTATGGTACGAAGAGATGAAGCGCAACCTTGTTCGCATGAAGGCAGCCAGAGAAGTTATCAGCTATGGAAAGCTCTCAGGCCCGGTCGGCACATTCTCAAATATTCCTCCTGTGATCGAGACACAGGTCTGCAAGATGCTGAAGCTGAAACCCGCGCCTGTATCAACGCAGATAATCCAGAGGGACAGGCACGCCGAGTATATGAACACACTTGCGATCATCGCAGGCTCGATAGAGAAGATGGCAGTTGAGATAAGGCATCTTCAGAGAACAGAAGTGCTTGAGGCGGAAGAGCCGTTTGCAAAGGGGCAGAAAGGTTCATCAGCCATGCCGCATAAACGCAACCCCATAGGCTCTGAGAACCTGAGCGGCCTTTCGAGGATCGTCCGTGCAAACGCGGTCGCAGCTATGGAGAACATCCCTCTATGGCATGAGCGAGACATCAGCCACTCATCAGTTGAGAGGGTGATAATCCCTGACAGCACGATACTTGTTGATTATATGCTTGCGAGACTGACCGGCATACTCAAAGGCCTGCAGGTCTATCCTGAAAAGATGATGGAGAATATAGGCAAGAGCTACGGCCTCTTCTTCTCTCAAAAGGTCATGCTGCGTCTCACTGAAAAAGGTCTCAGCCGTGAAAAGGCTTACGCGATCGTTCAGGAGAACGCCATGAAGAGCTGGAAGGAACGGAAGGACTTTAAAGACTTTCTCAATAAAGATGCTGTTGTAAGAGAGTATCTTTCAGATAAAGAGATCGATAAGATATTCAATCTGAAAGATTACACAAAGAATGTGGGGCAGATATTTAAGAGGGTGTTTAAGTAG
- the lepB gene encoding signal peptidase I, whose translation MASKEPVNKSKSREYAEAIIIAVILAIIIRGFVVQAFKIPSGSMIPTLLIGDHLLVNKFIYGVKPPLSDTRFLTFSSPKKGDIIVFEFPGDKEKDECKGLGISIPARFNKVLDTKNPFAFFSGECRDFIKRIIAVGGDTVEIKDKAVYVNGLALSEPFKIHSDSSVFSADVTTRDNFGPITIPANKFFVMGDNRDNSHDGRFWGTVNIGDIKGKAFIIYWSWDNTGNLLSKIRWGRLGMSLH comes from the coding sequence TTGGCATCAAAAGAGCCGGTCAATAAATCAAAGTCAAGAGAATACGCAGAGGCGATAATAATAGCTGTAATACTTGCAATTATTATCAGGGGATTTGTTGTGCAGGCGTTCAAGATACCCTCAGGTTCAATGATACCGACTCTTTTGATAGGCGACCATCTCCTCGTTAACAAGTTCATTTACGGGGTCAAGCCCCCGCTCTCAGATACGCGTTTCCTTACCTTCAGCTCCCCTAAAAAGGGGGATATCATTGTATTTGAATTTCCCGGCGACAAAGAGAAGGACGAGTGCAAAGGCCTCGGCATAAGCATACCGGCCCGGTTTAACAAGGTGCTGGACACGAAAAATCCTTTTGCCTTCTTCAGCGGCGAGTGCAGGGACTTTATAAAAAGGATCATAGCTGTCGGTGGTGATACTGTAGAGATAAAGGATAAGGCTGTATATGTGAACGGGCTCGCGCTTTCAGAACCATTTAAGATACACAGCGACAGTTCTGTATTCAGCGCTGACGTGACAACCAGGGACAACTTCGGCCCGATAACGATCCCCGCCAACAAGTTCTTTGTTATGGGAGATAACCGCGACAACAGCCACGACGGCCGCTTCTGGGGGACGGTGAATATAGGTGATATTAAAGGCAAGGCATTTATAATATACTGGTCATGGGACAACACAGGGAACCTGCTCAGCAAGATAAGATGGGGCAGGTTAGGCATGTCCCTGCATTAA
- the ribE gene encoding 6,7-dimethyl-8-ribityllumazine synthase, with protein sequence MKTYEGQLQAKGLKFGIVVSRFNDFINNKLLEGALDALLRHGAAEGDIDIVKVPGAFEIPLAAKILAAKKTYDAVICLGTIIRGATPHFEYVASGAAKGVASASLETGVPISFGVLTTDNIEQAVERAGSKSGNKGWDAALVAIEMAQLLKKL encoded by the coding sequence ATGAAAACTTACGAAGGTCAGCTTCAGGCAAAAGGGCTCAAGTTCGGCATAGTGGTCAGCCGTTTTAATGACTTTATTAATAATAAGCTCCTTGAAGGCGCGCTGGATGCGCTGCTTAGGCACGGGGCTGCCGAAGGGGATATCGATATCGTAAAGGTTCCGGGCGCTTTTGAGATACCGCTTGCAGCCAAGATACTTGCTGCAAAAAAAACCTATGATGCCGTGATCTGCCTGGGAACTATCATCCGCGGAGCCACACCTCATTTTGAATATGTCGCATCCGGAGCAGCAAAAGGCGTTGCCTCAGCATCACTTGAAACCGGGGTGCCTATATCATTCGGCGTTTTGACCACAGACAATATTGAGCAGGCTGTTGAGCGGGCAGGCTCAAAGAGCGGCAACAAAGGCTGGGACGCTGCATTAGTCGCCATCGAGATGGCGCAGCTATTAAAAAAGTTATGA
- the nusB gene encoding transcription antitermination factor NusB: MSRRKARECALQILFQLDFTNSDLTGETLSEFWSGTKEDEETMEFAHAIIKGTREHMPRLDEIIARAADNWTVDRMSVVDRNILRASAYELVYRKDIPPAVAINEAVEISKKYSTEDSAPFINGILDRIYKLKLKE; the protein is encoded by the coding sequence ATGAGTAGGCGCAAGGCAAGGGAATGCGCCCTTCAGATACTCTTCCAGCTTGATTTCACCAACAGTGACCTTACCGGCGAGACCCTGAGCGAATTCTGGTCAGGCACTAAAGAGGATGAAGAGACGATGGAGTTCGCCCATGCCATTATCAAAGGCACGCGTGAGCATATGCCCCGGCTTGACGAGATCATAGCGCGCGCTGCGGATAACTGGACGGTTGACAGGATGTCGGTTGTTGACAGGAACATACTCCGAGCGTCGGCTTATGAGCTGGTTTATCGGAAAGATATCCCTCCTGCCGTAGCGATAAACGAGGCTGTTGAGATATCCAAAAAATATTCCACAGAAGACTCGGCGCCGTTTATAAACGGCATCCTTGACAGGATATATAAGCTCAAGCTTAAAGAATAA